A region of Massilia sp. WG5 DNA encodes the following proteins:
- a CDS encoding acetyl-CoA carboxylase carboxyltransferase subunit alpha: MSKTTFLSFEQPIAELDSKIEELRFVQDDSAVDISEEIDRLAKKSQQLTKDIYAKLTPWQVSQIARHPQRPYTMDYVNAIFTDFHELHGDRSFADDQSIIGGLARFNGQSCMVIGHQKGRDTKERAMRNFGMPKPEGYRKAMRLMKLAEKFNLPVFTFVDTPGAFPGIDAEERGQSEAIGHNLYVMAELKVPLIATIIGEGGSGGALAIAVGDAVLMLQYATYSVISPEGCASILWKTSERAAEAADALGLTAHRLKAVGLIDKIVSEPLGGAHRDPAAMAQGLKRALADTLRQFQGMKTKDLLEARHAKLMAYGKFKETTPREE; this comes from the coding sequence ATGAGTAAAACAACTTTCCTCAGTTTTGAACAGCCGATCGCCGAGCTCGATTCGAAAATTGAAGAACTTCGCTTCGTGCAGGACGACTCGGCGGTCGACATCTCGGAAGAGATCGACCGCCTGGCCAAGAAGAGCCAGCAACTGACGAAAGACATCTATGCCAAGCTGACGCCATGGCAGGTTTCCCAGATCGCGCGCCACCCGCAACGTCCCTACACGATGGACTACGTGAACGCGATCTTCACCGATTTCCATGAGCTGCACGGCGACCGCAGCTTCGCGGACGACCAGTCGATCATCGGCGGCCTGGCGCGCTTCAACGGCCAGTCCTGCATGGTGATCGGCCACCAGAAGGGCCGCGACACCAAGGAACGCGCGATGCGCAACTTCGGCATGCCGAAGCCCGAAGGCTATCGCAAGGCGATGCGCCTGATGAAGCTGGCCGAGAAGTTCAACCTGCCGGTCTTCACCTTCGTGGACACGCCCGGCGCCTTCCCCGGCATCGACGCCGAAGAGCGCGGCCAGTCGGAGGCGATCGGCCATAACCTGTACGTCATGGCCGAACTCAAGGTGCCGCTGATCGCCACCATCATCGGCGAAGGCGGTTCGGGCGGCGCGCTGGCGATCGCCGTCGGCGACGCCGTGCTGATGCTGCAGTACGCGACCTATTCGGTGATCTCGCCGGAAGGCTGCGCCTCGATCCTGTGGAAGACCTCGGAGCGCGCCGCCGAAGCGGCCGACGCACTGGGCCTGACCGCGCACCGCCTGAAGGCCGTCGGCCTGATCGACAAGATCGTCAGCGAACCGCTGGGCGGCGCCCACCGCGACCCGGCCGCCATGGCCCAGGGCCTGAAGCGCGCGCTGGCCGACACCCTGCGCCAGTTCCAGGGCATGAAGACCAAGGATCTGCTCGAGGCCCGTCACGCCAAGCTGATGGCCTACGGCAAATTCAAGGAAACCACGCCGCGCGAAGAGTGA